The following proteins are co-located in the Pseudomonas sp. ATCC 13867 genome:
- a CDS encoding c-type cytochrome — MPCILSRGVRRILPAGLALVLAAAALPALADGDGQWHGGANVYAKVCGHCHEAGVGPVIKGRQLPVEYISAVVRHGFRAMPAFPAAYIDDNALKDVAQYIQQSATPAQATK; from the coding sequence ATGCCTTGCATCCTTTCCCGCGGCGTTCGCCGCATCCTGCCCGCCGGCCTGGCGCTGGTCCTCGCCGCCGCGGCCCTGCCGGCCCTGGCCGACGGCGACGGCCAGTGGCACGGCGGCGCCAACGTCTACGCCAAGGTCTGCGGACACTGCCACGAGGCCGGCGTCGGCCCGGTGATCAAGGGCCGCCAGTTGCCGGTGGAATACATCAGCGCCGTGGTGCGCCACGGTTTCCGCGCCATGCCGGCCTTCCCCGCCGCCTACATCGACGACAACGCACTCAAGGACGTGGCGCAGTACATCCAGCAGTCCGCCACGCCCGCGCAAGCGACCAAATGA
- a CDS encoding aldehyde dehydrogenase family protein — protein MSFPLPPYADLDLQPLAGHWRHGASPRQLEVRDPYTDQCLLSLPLATRADLDQACQAARAAQVEWAAQAPSARAAVLLRAVELFDRRREEIIGWIIRESGSTRIKAEIEWGAARAITLEAASFPSRVHGRILESDIPGKESRVYRRPLGVVGIISPWNFPLHLTQRSLAPALALGNAAVVKPASDTPVSGGLLLARLFEEAGLPAGVLSVVVGAGSEIGDAFVEHPVPALISFTGSTPVGRSIGRLASGGAHLKHVALELGGNSPFVVLADADLERAVHAAVVGKFLHQGQICMAINRIIVEQPLYEAFCERYAERVQALRCGDPSDPATVIGPVINQRQLDGLLGKIDTARAEGARVLVEGAVAGRVLPPHVFADVRPDMEIAREEIFGPLVGIQPARDAEHALELANASEFGLSSAVFGGDLERTVRFARRIHAGMTHVNDIPVNDAPNAPFGGEKNSGIGRFNGDWAIDEFTTDHWLSVQHGPRPYPF, from the coding sequence ATGAGCTTCCCCCTGCCCCCCTATGCCGATCTGGACCTGCAACCGCTGGCCGGCCACTGGCGCCACGGCGCCTCGCCGCGCCAGCTGGAGGTACGCGATCCCTACACCGACCAGTGCCTGCTGAGCCTGCCGCTGGCCACCCGCGCTGACCTCGACCAGGCCTGCCAGGCCGCCCGCGCCGCCCAGGTCGAATGGGCCGCACAAGCCCCCTCGGCGCGTGCGGCGGTGCTGCTGCGCGCGGTCGAGCTGTTCGACCGGCGCCGCGAGGAAATCATCGGCTGGATCATCCGCGAATCCGGTAGCACCCGGATCAAGGCCGAGATCGAATGGGGCGCCGCCCGCGCCATCACCCTGGAAGCGGCGTCGTTCCCCAGCCGGGTCCACGGGCGCATCCTCGAATCGGACATCCCCGGCAAGGAAAGCCGCGTCTACCGCCGCCCGCTGGGCGTGGTGGGGATCATCAGCCCGTGGAACTTCCCCCTGCACCTGACCCAGCGCTCCCTGGCGCCGGCCCTGGCGCTGGGCAACGCGGCGGTGGTCAAGCCGGCCAGCGACACCCCGGTCAGCGGCGGCCTGCTGCTGGCGCGACTGTTCGAGGAAGCCGGGTTGCCGGCCGGCGTGCTGAGCGTCGTGGTCGGCGCCGGTAGCGAGATCGGCGACGCCTTCGTCGAGCACCCGGTGCCGGCGCTGATCTCCTTCACCGGCTCGACCCCGGTGGGCCGCTCCATCGGGCGCCTCGCCAGCGGCGGCGCGCACCTCAAGCACGTGGCCCTGGAGCTGGGCGGCAACAGCCCGTTCGTGGTGCTGGCCGACGCCGACCTGGAGCGCGCAGTGCACGCCGCCGTGGTGGGCAAGTTCCTCCACCAGGGGCAGATCTGCATGGCGATCAACCGCATCATCGTCGAGCAGCCCCTCTACGAAGCGTTCTGCGAGCGCTATGCCGAACGCGTGCAAGCGCTGCGCTGCGGCGACCCGAGCGACCCGGCCACGGTGATCGGCCCGGTGATCAACCAACGTCAGCTCGACGGCCTGCTGGGCAAGATCGACACGGCCCGCGCCGAGGGCGCCCGGGTGCTGGTGGAGGGCGCCGTGGCCGGCCGCGTGCTGCCGCCCCACGTGTTCGCCGACGTACGCCCGGACATGGAGATCGCCCGCGAGGAAATCTTCGGTCCGCTGGTCGGCATCCAGCCGGCACGTGATGCCGAGCACGCGCTGGAGCTGGCCAACGCCAGCGAGTTCGGCCTGTCCAGCGCGGTGTTCGGCGGCGACCTGGAACGCACCGTGCGCTTCGCCCGGCGGATTCACGCCGGCATGACCCACGTGAACGACATCCCGGTGAACGACGCGCCCAATGCGCCCTTCGGCGGCGAGAAGAACTCCGGCATCGGCCGCTTCAACGGCGACTGGGCGATCGACGAGTTCACCACCGACCACTGGCTGAGCGTGCAGCACGGCCCGCGTCCCTATCCCTTCTGA
- a CDS encoding VOC family protein translates to MTVRRIVANLATARPAEVARFYRDLFDLEIVMDHGWLLTLASGGSALAQMSLASEGGSGAPVPDLSIEVDNLDEVHDRAQAGHHEIAYPLTIEPWGVRRFFLRDPLGTLVNVLEHTG, encoded by the coding sequence ATGACCGTCCGCCGCATCGTCGCCAACCTCGCCACCGCCAGGCCCGCCGAGGTGGCGCGCTTCTATCGCGACCTCTTCGACCTGGAGATCGTCATGGACCACGGCTGGCTGCTCACCCTCGCCAGCGGTGGCAGCGCCCTGGCGCAGATGAGCCTGGCCAGCGAAGGCGGCTCGGGTGCGCCGGTGCCGGACCTGTCCATCGAAGTGGACAACCTCGACGAGGTGCATGACCGCGCGCAGGCAGGCCATCACGAGATCGCCTATCCGCTGACGATCGAACCCTGGGGCGTGCGGCGGTTCTTCCTGCGTGATCCGCTGGGCACCCTGGTCAACGTGCTGGAGCATACCGGCTGA
- a CDS encoding FAD-binding oxidoreductase, whose amino-acid sequence MTETKQNAVLPRGVKNTEFTKAVVKFRALLGEDNVLLKDDQLVPYMKIMMPVPDAEHAPSAALTATSVEQVQGVVKICNEHRIPIWTISTGRNFGYGSAAPGQRGQVILDLKKMNKILHVDPELCTALVEPGVTYQQLYDYIEENNLPLMLSMSAPSAIAGPVGNTLDRGVGYTPYGEHFLMQCGMEVVLANGDVLRTGMGGVKGENSWQVFKWGYGPSLDGIFTQSNFGICTKMGFWLMPKPPKYKPFAIRFENESDIAEIVEVLRPLRIAQIIPNALVIANVLWEAGSANVRRSDYTREPGATPDSVVRQIMKDKGLGAWNVYAALYGTEEQVEVNWKIVRQAIAALGKGTLITEEQAGGTQPFDYRAKLMKGVPNLQEFGLYNWRGGGGSMWFAPVSQARGSETDKQMQLAKRILNKHGLDYVGEFIVGWRDMHHVIDVLYDRTDPAQTEAAHACFAELLDEFEKLGYAVYRVNTAFMDRVADSYGPVKRRVDHAIKRALDPNNIFAPGKSGIDLDA is encoded by the coding sequence ATGACCGAAACCAAGCAGAACGCCGTGCTCCCGCGTGGCGTGAAAAACACCGAGTTCACCAAGGCGGTCGTCAAGTTCCGCGCCCTGCTGGGCGAGGACAACGTGCTGCTCAAGGATGACCAGCTGGTCCCGTACATGAAGATCATGATGCCGGTGCCGGACGCCGAGCACGCGCCCTCGGCGGCGCTCACCGCCACCAGCGTGGAGCAGGTGCAGGGCGTGGTGAAGATCTGCAACGAACACCGCATCCCGATCTGGACCATCTCCACCGGCCGCAACTTCGGCTACGGCTCGGCGGCCCCCGGCCAGCGCGGCCAGGTGATCCTCGACCTGAAGAAGATGAACAAGATCCTCCACGTCGATCCGGAACTGTGCACCGCGCTGGTGGAGCCGGGCGTCACCTACCAGCAGCTGTACGACTACATCGAGGAAAACAACCTGCCGCTGATGCTGTCGATGTCGGCGCCCTCGGCCATCGCCGGCCCCGTGGGCAACACCCTCGACCGGGGCGTGGGCTACACCCCCTACGGCGAGCACTTCCTCATGCAGTGCGGCATGGAGGTGGTACTGGCCAACGGCGATGTGCTGCGCACCGGCATGGGCGGGGTCAAGGGCGAGAACAGCTGGCAGGTGTTCAAATGGGGCTACGGCCCGAGCCTGGACGGCATCTTCACCCAGTCCAACTTCGGCATCTGCACCAAGATGGGCTTCTGGCTGATGCCCAAGCCGCCGAAGTACAAACCCTTCGCCATCCGCTTCGAGAACGAGAGCGACATCGCCGAGATCGTCGAGGTGCTGCGGCCGCTGCGCATCGCCCAGATCATCCCCAACGCCCTGGTGATCGCCAATGTGCTGTGGGAAGCCGGCAGCGCCAACGTGCGGCGCAGCGACTACACTCGCGAGCCGGGTGCGACGCCGGACTCTGTGGTCCGGCAGATCATGAAGGACAAGGGACTGGGCGCCTGGAACGTGTACGCCGCGCTGTACGGCACCGAGGAGCAGGTCGAGGTCAACTGGAAGATCGTCCGGCAGGCCATCGCCGCGCTCGGCAAGGGCACCCTGATCACCGAGGAGCAGGCCGGCGGCACCCAGCCGTTCGACTACCGCGCCAAGCTGATGAAGGGCGTGCCCAACCTGCAGGAGTTCGGTCTGTACAACTGGCGCGGCGGCGGCGGCTCGATGTGGTTCGCCCCGGTCAGCCAGGCGCGCGGCAGCGAGACCGACAAACAGATGCAGTTGGCCAAGCGGATCCTCAACAAGCACGGGCTGGACTACGTCGGCGAGTTCATCGTCGGCTGGCGCGACATGCACCACGTGATCGACGTGCTCTACGACCGCACCGACCCGGCGCAGACCGAGGCCGCCCACGCCTGCTTCGCCGAGCTGCTGGATGAGTTCGAGAAACTCGGCTACGCCGTGTACCGGGTCAACACCGCGTTCATGGACCGCGTGGCCGACAGCTACGGCCCGGTGAAGCGCCGCGTGGACCACGCGATCAAGCGCGCGCTGGACCCGAATAACATCTTCGCCCCCGGCAAGTCCGGCATCGACCTCGACGCCTGA